Below is a window of Photobacterium atrarenae DNA.
ACGAAGACCATGCTAAAACTTCAACTTAAGCATAAGGTAAAGCGTTCCTTAAATTTTAATACTAATTACCGTAAGTAAGTGCTCAGTAACAGCACAGGAAAAAGCTTGAGAACAAGGCAGAATTCTTCAATAAGTAGTTACTCTGCAATCAAAATTTCTAACGCAGTTATCGAGCGTTTTAACAAGCTAGGATGACCAGTTATTTACTACGATTGGTATTGGCAGTAACGAGAACATCCCGGTTGGCTTTTGACTAAAGTCTTGAATACGACGGGCCGCTTCTGGTGTGGCGGTTTTCAGACGTAGAAACTGTTTCTACGTCTGAAAATAAAAAAAGCAGTGCCGAAACAAGGGATTCGAATGTGGCGAAACGCTGTGGGTATAGGAGGATTTTTCAAATCCCGACACCCGGCACATCAGCTGAAACGAACAAAGCCCTGTCTAACGACAGGGCTTTGTAATGTGGCGGAGAGATAGGGATTTGAACCCTAGATACGCTATTAACGTATGCCGGTTTTCAAGACCGGTGCTTTCAACCACTCAGCCATCTCTCCGTAAGTGCGGCGTATAATACGCAAGGCAGAGGCAGCTGTAAACCCCTGAAAAACTCAAACGTTTATCTTTTCGCCAACCGGGCCGACTGCGGCGACACTTTCAGCAAAATGGCAGGAAAAAGCCGGTAATAATCCACTACTCCGGGCTTGATTTGGTCGTGGCAGCGGATTTTTCCACAATGTGGGTCTCAAACCCGTTCAGGCTGATCTGGTTACGTTGTTCCCGGTAGGCTTCTATACCCGCCGGCCCTTTCTTCTCGGCCCAGACTTTCAAGCTATCCCGCTCCCCGACATAGTCAAACAGCGGCACCGACATTCCGCACGATGATTGCACCTGGTCGATATCAAGTAAAAACAGCTGGCGGGTGCCCGGTAACTCGTTAAATAAACCGATGTCGTTCTGCCAGACCGGATCGCCGCGGTGAATTGCCGTGGCCTGACCATACAAACGGAGGATTTCCGGCGCACCGTGAAAGGCGCAGAACATCACCGTCATCCGTGAATTTTGCTGGACATGGGCCGCGGTTATAAAAATACGCCCATCACTTTGCCGATAAGATTGTGCTGTTTACAGTGTAAAGCGGCGGATCAAAACAGGAGGAAAACCTGGCTAAGAACCGCCCATTCAGGTGAATCACGCTTAAAAAAGCAGCGCAATGACCGAGCTATTACAGCGCGATCACCGACCCGTTTAGCCCGAGAGACATGATGTGCCAGCTCGGGCAAGTGTTATCCAAATGTCACAATCGCCCCTTAGATTGATGAGGAGACACAGATAACGAGCTTATTCACGATGATCAATATCGAACGTGCGGTAAATGAGAAGTTTCCATCTTTCTCCCAGAAACCAAACCTGATCCGCAAACCTACCCTCAGCATACTGCGTAAACTGGTCAATGAATCAGAAATCAATCGCTTTCTCGATCAGCATCAAGATACGCTGGGGATCGACTTTATCGATGCCGTGTTTGATTACTTCAACTTCAGCTACGCGGCCTCCAGTCGCGACAAGGAAAATATTCCGGCCCATGGTCGGGTCGTGATTATTGCCAACCACCCGCTGGGCTCGCTCGATGGCCTGGCCCTGCTCAAGCTGATCAGTGAAGTGCGCCGCGATGTCCGCATTGTCGCCAATGACTTGCTGACCAACTTTGACCAACTTGAATCGCTGTTCATCCCGCTCGATAACATGACCAGCACCAGCTTTCGCCGCAGCTACAAAGAAGTGATCAACGCGCTGGAAAATGACGAGGCCGTGATCATCTTTCCGGCCGGTGAGGTTTCTCGGACCAGCCCGACCGGGATCAAAGATGGCAAATGGCGCGGCGGTTTCCTCAATTTCGCCCGCAAAACCCGGTCGCCGGTACTGCCGATCCATATCAACGGCAAAAACTCAGCCCTGTTTTACAGCGCTTCTCTGCTGGCCAAACCGCTCTCCACCGCCATGCTGGCCGGTGAAATGTTCAAGCAACGCAACGGCACCCTGCTGTTTCGCATCGGCGAAATGATCCCCGCCAGCGAGCTGCACTCCGATCAGGTGGCAGACAAAGCACTGCTCAAGCGGCTGAAAAAGCATCTCTATAACCTGGGTAAAGCCCGTAAGCCCTTTCGCAAGCGAGCGTTTGTGACGGAAAAAACCGTCGCCCACCCGGAAGATCGCCAGGAAATCCGGCTCGAGCTGAAAGCCTCGCAACTGCTGGGGGAGACCCGGGACAGCAACCGGATCCAACTCTGTGATTTCGACCAGGCCCCGGTGGTGATGCGGGAAATCGGCCGATTGCGAGAGCTGACCTTCCGCAAAGTCGGCGAAGGCACCGGGTCGAAACGGGATCTGGATAAATACGATCGCTACTACCAGCACCTGATTCTGTGGGATGAAAACCAACTCGAAATTGCGGGCGCTTACCGCCTGGGCCGTGGTCGCGAGATCCTCAAGCAATACGGTCGCCAGGGGCTCTACACCGACGAGCTGTTTCACTACACCAACGCCATCACCCCGTATCTGCCAGCCACGGTCGAGTTGGGCCGCAGCTTCGTCAATCCGACCTACTGGGGCAAAGCAAGCCTGGATTATCTTTGGCAGGGGATCGGCGCTTACCTGCGCCATAACCCGGACGTCCGCTACCTGATTGGCCCGGTGACCATGAGTAATGAATTCCCGCCAGCCTTGCAGGCGATGCTGGTGTACTACTACACCCGTTACTACCGCGGTGACGCGCAGCTGGCCGAAGCCAAGCGCCCCTATCCGTTAGATCCGGACACCGAGCAACAACTGGACACCCAGTTCACCGGGCTGGATCGCCAAGCCGGATTCGAGCTGCTGCAACAAGCCTTCACGGCACAGAACTGTAAGGTGCCGGTGCTGTTCAAGCAGTACGCGTCGCTGTTTGAAGAAGGCGGCTTCCAGCTGATCACCTTCAGCGTCGACCCCGATTTCGGCAACTGCATCGACGGCTTGTTTATGGCGGATCTCACCCAAATGAAACCGTCCAAACGCAAGCGCTACCTGGGCGAATAACCCGCCGCATCAAGCGTTTCCACAGCGATTCGGGCAGCGTTCGATGATCGTTCGCTGCCCGCGTTATTTCGGGTCTTTATCATACGGTTTATCTGACTTGTTGTTCTTCTAAGCACGCCCATACCGGCAGAATGCCCTGTCATCAAAGCTTCTCAACCCTGTCACGGCGCTGCCATGTCAAAAATCCACACTGCTGTTATAAGGGCAGCGGATCGGATACGGTCGCGCCTTGAGAGGAGATGCTATGCACTACAACACAATATGGCTGTCAGACATTCACTTGGGGTTTCGCGATTGCAAGGCGGAGTATTTGTTGGATCTGCTGAGCAACACCCGCTGTGATACCTTGTATCTGGTGGGAGATATTATCGATATCTGGGCGATGAACCGCTCGTTTCACTGGCCGCAGTCGCACCAGGAGGTGCTGAAAAAACTGATTGAAATTGCCAGCGGCGAGACCCGGGTGATCTATATTCCCGGCAACCATGACTACCAGCTCCGGGAAATCATCGGCTCCATTCTGCTCAATGTGGAAATTCAGTCCCGCCAAGTCCACACCACCGCTGCCGGCAAACAATTTCTCATCACCCACGGCGATGAGTTCGACCATGCCGTCATGTGCAGCAATCTACTCAAAACCATCGGCGATGCCTCTTACTACCAGCTGCTCCGCCTCAACCGGGCGATTAACCGGCTCAGAAAATGCTTTGGTCTGCCGTACTGGTCGCTGGCGTACTATGTCAAAAACCGGGTTGGCAATGCCCGCAAGGCAATTGAGCATTACGAGGAAGCCGCTGCCAAGGAAGCGGCCAAACTGGAGTTGGACGGCATCATTTGCGGCCACCTCCACCAGCCGGAGCTACGCGCCATCAACGGCGTCCTCTATTGCAATGACGGCGACTGGGTCGAAAGCTGTACCGCCCTGGTCGAGCACCAGGAGGGCCGGCTGGAGTTGGTGCACTGGGCCGATCTGAAGCAGCCGATCAAATGCGACCAGGCGGCCAATGACAAAGCATTTTGCGCGCCCTACCCGCTACCAGGGCTACAAAGCCGGCAAAATCTGCTCAGCAGCGAGTAACCCAATCACGACGTCACTTCCGCCCTCCCCCCGCAGTCAACCAAAGACCCGGGCACGCCGGGTCTTCTCTTTCACGTTGTCGTCATGATGGGCGGTTTTACATCGGACTCTGCACGAGGTTTTAAGCAACCGAGTATAACGCTGCCTGGCATTAACGCTGCATCGTCTGGTAAATCACCTCGGTCAGCTCACCGTCAGCATCCCCCGACAGCTCCCAGGTAAATACCCCGGCCAGCCCCTTCTGCCTGGCCCATTCAGTTTTGGCCTGGACCGAGCGCTTGTCGTCAAACGAGATATACACCTGCTTTTGCGGATGCCAGAGGAAAGGGGCCTGCGATGCCTGATCGTAGCCGTACTGATAGCCCTGTTCAGCGGTATAGTTGCGCTTCAGATCCCAGTACATAAAGTAGCCAGGCTCGGCGCTGTCGGTGCCGAAACTGGCGCCTTTTTCCGAAGACAGGTTGGCAGTCGGCAGCTTGCCGTCAAAGCCCTGGGTGCCTTCCCAGCCACGCCCGTAATAGGTCGCGCCGAGCACCAGTTTCTCTGCCGGAACGCCCAGCTCAATCATCTGGTCGATATACACATCCGCTCCCATGCCCCACCAACTGCGATCCGTCGCGTGCAGGTTGGTCAGGTGACCGGTTTGCGACCCCCAGCCGCCGAGAAAGTCGTAGGTCATGGCGAACATGTTATCCATGTACGGGGCGGCTGATTGCCAGTCGATTTGTGCCGCTTTCGTTCCGACCCCAATTGCCGAAGAGAGCTCATAATAACTACCCGTGGTGGCCGCGAGTTTGTTCAGCTCCAGCCGGATTTTCTTAACCAGATACGAAAACGCATCGCGTTCCGCTGCTTTTTGTGCTTCGCTCAACTTGGTGTTCGGATCCCAGGGCGACGTGGTTAAGCCGCCACCGCCCGGATATTCCCAGTCGAGATCAATGCCGTCGAAGAAATCATACTGAGCGATCAGGGCCACCGCTGTTGTGGCAAACTGATCCATATGCTTGGGATCTTTCGCCATGGCATGAAACGGCTCCGACATCGTCCAGCCGCCAAAAGAAGGCAGGATCTTCAGATCCGGATACTGTTTTTTCAGTGCAGACAGCTGGGCAAAGTGGCCCTTGTAAGGCACATCGGTGCTGACGGCGCCAAAGTCCACCTCCAGTGCCGCTTTGCGATCCACGACAATTGCGCTAAACGGCGCCTTCCCTTCGCACGCCTGGGCGACTTGCCGGCGAACTTTTTCACTCGCCCCCTCATGCGGCCCACACATACTGAGGAAGGCATAAATGACATGGGTCAGCTTGTCTGCCGGAATATCTGCAACCGTGTAGGGGTTGGCGGCATTCTCATACTGCCAATCGGCAAAATAGCCCGCCACCACCGGCGGCTGAGCCATTACCGGTGCCGCCATCAGGCTACCTGCCAGCGCGCCAAGTACTAACTTTTTCATATCCACTCCTTGTCTGTCTGTTTGGCCTCATTATTGATGCAATTGAGCCACAAGGGCAGACAAGGTGATGACAAAGTAAACAATTCTCGAGTCACTTCATGGAAATACGCCGCAGCGACATGCCGGGTCATCAAAACAAGCGAGCCCGATACGAATGCATAAATGGCACAGCAACTCAGGCTCAATACATTACACTTGCAGAAGGACCGCGAGAAGATCACAACGTCGCGTATTCATCATGGAACGCTCGGGGGGGGAGATTATGTTCAAAACAATTATGGTACCCGTGGATCTCAGGCACGAAGAGAATCTCAGACACTCACTGGATGTGGTCGGGCACCTGGCCAAAGCCGATAACGCCAAGGTAGTCTTCGTTGGCGTCTCACTTTCCGCACCGACTGAGATTGCCCATAATCCCAAGGAATTCAAAGCCAAGCTGGCCTATTTCACCCGGGAGCAGAGTCGCCATTACGGCTTTGAGGCCGAGTGTCACCCGGTGTTCAGTGTTGATCCGACTGCCGAACTGAACAAGAAACTGCTTCAAACCATTCAGGAAGTCGGTGCAGATCTGGTGCTCATGGCCACTCATATTCCCAACGTCAGCGACTATCTCTTTGCCAATCACGGCAGCTATATTGCGACCCACTGCAAAACTTCGGTATTCTTAGTCCGCGCGCCCTGAAGCTGGTGCGCCGCTTACCCCGGCCCAGTTCAAAGAACATACCGCCCTGTTTCGCAGCCTGGAGCAGATCATGCGCGAACATCAGGGCGTCGGGATCGTCTTTCTCGACCGGGCCGACAGCCGGGACTACGCCACGGAAGCGCAATATCGCAAGCAGATTATGGCAACCGACTCAGGACTTGATCGCTAACCGATTGGATTTCATTGATAAAAACGATTTGCATTGTGATAAATCTCTCATCATTTCGCCATGAGACTGTCATATTCGGCCGCCACAATGCCCGACATCCAACAGTAACAATTGTTGTCCGACGTAAGGCTGTAGAAGAAATGCAAACTGTGAAACGCTCCGAGGTCAATCCGGCGCCCGCAAAGCAACAACGCCCTATGGGATTCAGTGAGTTCAACCACTGCGTTGATGTGCTGCTCGGCAGATCACCAGGAACAGGCCACGCGACCCAGACGACAGCAGCCAAACTTGATCGAGCACCTTCCCCGGCCAGCGCTTGCTGGGAACACAACCGCTATTTTTCCGGCCAGCAGGCTGCCTGAGCGCCCTGCTCCGCGGTTTGGATTTGTTCACTTGATTTATTATCGTTAGCCCTTCAGCAACCATCCTGCCACCAGAGCAAGAGCCAGCCACGCCAGGGGCCTTGGGGCAACACGCCCTCGCCTATCTTCTATGAGCCCGGTTTATCCTCTCGCGCTAACTGCTGCGCCAGTTGACGCGCCACGAACTCCGGACTATGCGTGCGGCGGGCCAGCAAGCTGTAGACCACCGGGATCACCAGCAGGGTAAACACGGTCGCCACCGTAATCCCGACCATCACCACAATCCCGATCACCAGCCGGGTTTCCGCCCCGGCCCCGGTGGCAAGGATCAGCGGCACCGCACCGGCAGCTGTGGTGATCGCCGTCATCAGGATCGGACGCAGCCGCGCCGCTGCCGCATCAATGATTGCCTGTTCAAAGGCTTCGCCCTGATCCCGGAGCTGGTTGGCAAACTCAACAATCAGGATCCCGTTCTTCGCCGCCAGCCCCACCAGCATGATGATCCCGATCTGTGAATAAATATTCAGACTCTGATCGGTGAAGTAGAGCCCGAGCAAGGCGCCGAACGTCGCAAGCGGCACCGTCAGCATGATCACAAACGGGTGAATGTAGCTCTCAAATTGGGCGGCCAGCACCAGGAACACCACCACCAGCGCCAGCAAAAAGACAAACAGTACCGAAGTGCTCGAGTCCTGATAATCCTGGGACGGCCCCTTGTAGTTCACCACGGCGTCAGGCGGCAACAGCTGCCGGGTCAGGGCGTTTAAATAATCGAGCCCTTCGCCCAGGGTGTAGTCATCGGCCAGGTTGGCCTCAATGGTAATCGCCCTGACCCGGTTGTAGCGGTTGAGCTGCGGCGCATCGGCAAACTCGGTCACGCTGATCAGGCTCGACAGCGGGATCAGCTCGCCGCTGCGATCGGAGCGGACATAGAGGTTGCTCATATCCGCCGCGGTATTCTGCCGCTCGCGCTGGCCTTCAATCACTACGTCATACTCTTCGCCTCGCCACTGATAGGTGGTGACCAGCCGGGAGCCGAGCATCGACTCCAGCGTGCGGCCGACATCGCGCAGCGACACCCCGAGATCGCCGGCCCGATTGCGATCAATTGCCACCCGGAACTGCGGTTTGGTCTCTTTGTAGTCGTGATCCAACCCGGTCAGGCCGGGATTGTTGCCGGCCTCTTCCAGCAGGATATCCCGCCACCGGGCCAGCTCTTCGTAGCTGCCGCCACCGAGCACAAACTGCAACGGTTTACCGACCCCGCGGCCGAACGGCTGGCGCATCACCGCAAAAGCCCGCACCCCAACCAGATCGCCCAGTCGCTGCTGAATGTCGCGGGTGATGGCGCCGGCACTACGGCGCTGGGCCCAGTCTTCCAGTACCACAATCGCAAACCCGTTGGAGAAATCCTCAATCCGTCCCCAACCCCGGGGCGCCCGGACCAGCAGGCGCTTAATTTCCCCGGCGTCCACCAACGGCATCAGCCGGTGCTCGATTTCATTCATGTAAGGTTGCATAAACTCAAAGCTGGCCCCCTGCGGGCCGTTGATGATGATAAACATCGCCCCGCGATCTTCTCTGGGGGCAAATTCGGAGGGGATCCGGCTCGCCAGCCAGCCACTGCCGGCCAGCGCCACCACAATGATCCCAACCACCCAGACAGGCCGGCGGATCCACTGCCCCAGCGCACGGCGATACGCTTCCGTCGCCCGGGCCAGCAAGCCGGTCATCACCTTCACCAGCCACGGCTCAGATGAGACCGGACGCATCAGTTTCGAGCCCATCATCGGGCTCAGCGTCAGCGCAACCAACGAGGACAAGATCACTGCCGCACTGATGGCAATAGAGAACTCACGAAACAGCTTGCCCAAATCCCCCTGGAGAAAGCCGATCGGCAGGAACACCGATACCAGCACCACGGTGGTGGCAATGATGGCGAAACTGACCTGGCGTGCGCCGAGAAACGCCGCCTTGAGCGGCGGCTCCCCCAGCTCGATCCGGCGGTGAATGTTCTCCAGCATCACTATCGCATCGTCAACCACGATCCCGATCGCCAGCAACAAGGCCAGCAGAGTGAGCAGGTTGATGGTATAGCCGAGCGCGAACAGGACAATAAAACTGCCGATCAGCGAGACCGGCAACGTCAGGGCCGGGATCAGCATCGCCCGAACACTGCCGAGAAACAGGTAAATCACCAGCACCACCAGGCTCAGGGCAATCAGCAGGGTTTTGTAGACTTCATCAATGGAGGCCTGGATAAACACCGAGGAGTCATAGGAGCGCTTGATCTCCATCCCTTCCGGCAATGTCGGATTGAGTTGATCTACCAGGGCATTGGCGGCATTGGCAACGGCCAGGGTGTTGGCCGTCGACTGGCGGGTGATACCTATCCCGATCATATCCTGGGTATTGCCGCGGAAAGTGATCCGCTCTTCTTCGGCCGCCAGCGACACCCGGGCCACATCCCCCAGCCGGATCAGGTAACCGTCATCACCGGCGCCGACCACCAGCTGGGCAAAGTCTTCCGGGGCCACAAAACTACGCTGGGTGCGGATGGAAAACTGACGATGCCGGGACTCCAGCGAGCCGGCCGGCAGCTCGACATTGTCCGAGCGCAGGGCATCTTCCACATCGGCCACTGTCAGGCCGCGGGCCGCCAACTTCTGGCGGTCGAGCCAAATACGCAACGCGTACTGCTTGCCGCCACCGATGCGGATATTAGCCACCCCGTCGATCACCGAAAAACGATCCACCAGGTAGCGCTGGGCATAATCGGTCAGCTCGAGGGTGTTGAGGCGATCGGAGACCAGGTTAAGCCACATGATCACCTCTGAGCTGCCAGCCGCTTTTTCCACTTCCGGCGGATCCGCCTCTTCCGGCAAGCGATTGAGCAAACCGGCGATCCGATCCCGGACATCATTGGCCGCGGCATCAATATCCCGCCCGATCCCGAATTCCAGGGTGACGCTCGAGCGCCCGTCGCTGCTCTGGGAGCTGATATTGCGGATCCCGGCGAGGCCCGAAACCTGATCCTCCACCACCTGGGTGATCCGGCTCTCGACGATCGCCGCCGAAGCCCCGCGGTAATTGGTCGAAACGGTAACTACCGGCGGATCAATGTTGGGATATTCCCGTAAAGGCAATTGCTGGTAGGCCACCAAGCCAAAAGTGATCAGCAGCAAACTGATCACCGAGCCCAGCACCGGCCGCTTAACGGCAAGATCGGTCAGCAGCATCAGCCGGCCTCCTGGTAGGTGAAGCGCTCAGCAGCGCGCGTCTCGACTGTTTGTCCCGGCCGGACCCGCTCAATACCTCGGGTAATGATTTGCTCGCCTTCTGCGACCCCACTGACAATCTCCGCGCGGCCGCGACTGCGGTAACCAACCTCAACCAGGCGCTGCTCCACCATCTTGTCCGGCGTTACCACAAACAGGTAATGCGATTGCTGCCGGGCTACCAAGGCCTCTTCCGGCACCACCAGACCAGCATGCTGATCCACAATCAGCTGCAGCGTCATCAGCATGCCGGGACGCAGCAGCAACTGAGGATTGGCAATTTCAGCCCGGACCACGATCGCCCGGGTTAGTGGATTCACCCGGCTGTCGACCCCGCTCACCCGGCCGGTAAAGCGTTGCTCCGGAAAAGCCGCCACACGGCCTTCAATGGCAGAGCCGACGCTCAACTGGCCGATATACTGCTCAGAGACGGCAAAGTCGAGTTTGACGATTGCCAGATCATCGAGTGTGCTGATCACAGTGCCCGGCGTTACCAGGGCGCCGGGGCTAATCTGGCGAAACCCCAGCAATCCGGCAAAAGGCGCGTGAATAAAACGGGCCTCCAGCTCCGCCTGGTTCTGAGCCAGCACTGCCCGGGCCACTTCGATATCCGTCTGGAGCCGATCCAGCTCGGAACGGGCAATGGTGTTGCGCCGCACCAGCCCTTCAATACGCCGGTATTCCCGCTCCTGCTCCCGGAGGTTAGCCCGGGCCGCCCGCACCTTGGCCTGCTGCTCCCCCGCACGCAGGGTCACCAACAGCTCACCCCGGCGCACCTGCTGGCCGTCACTGAAGTGGACCTGCTCGACTTTTTCGGTCACTTTGGCCGACAGTACCACAGATTCGCGAGATTTCACCGTACCGAGCGCTTCCACTTCTCGTCGCACAGATTCACGTCGTACGCTGGCCACCACCACACTGGGCACCCTGGCGGAATATACCGCCCCCTGACTGCCACCGAGCTCTTTGTACCACACCCCAACCGCCAGAGCGGCCAGAACAATCACGCCAATAATCAAGGTCGATTTCATGATCCCTGCCTGATACCTGCGCCACAGCATCGTCAATAAAAAGGCTTACTGTCTCCGCTACGCCTGTTCCGGCGACGGAGATCATTATTGAATTGGTATAAGTATAGGCAGCAGGAAACCCCGGGAGGCCGGGTAAATCAAACGACGGGGGTAAACGACAGGCAAAAAAAAGCGAGCCGCAGGGGCTCGCAAAAACTCATATATGCTTTTCGAAGGGTGGCAGATGAATGACTCCGACAACCATTTCAGGTCTTTCATCGCATTTCGAAAGGGACAAAGGTTATATCACGATCAAGTATGCCGGATAACGCGACTGTCATGTCAGGGTTATGTCAGAACTCTGTTCGAGTTTTGTCAGCCCCTGAAAATTGGACTCAATATCACGGTATAATTTAAATTCCGCGCGCCATATCATCCAGCGCCGTCATCACCTGCTCATTCATATGGCCCTGATGAACCAATTTACATACCTTACGCCGTACCGCCAGGCCAGAGATCAGGCGCTCAATTGACAGATGACGTTCTTCCTGCTGGGTATTGTAGAGCTCAATGGTCTGACTGAGCGTTTCGTACGGCACCACCTCTTCACCGACGCGTAGCCAGTCAAGCTTCTCCAGAAGCCCGTGGCACTCTTCAGAGATTGAGGCGGCAGAATGCCCAGTCATCGCCGATAGCGCCGTGATACTGCGCTGGAGCGCCTCTGAGGAGGTATATTTAGACAGGATGATGGTCAGCTCGTCGGCATTGATCTCCACCAGATGCTTTCTCAGTTTCACCCTGCGGCCGAGACGGCCCTTGCTACGGCCCTCCTTGCGCTGGATCGGCTCAAACTCACCGTCGATGATCTCGGAAAGCTGATCAAGTTCCTGTTTGGGCAATATTTCATTGCGCAGCGGGTTCGGCATGGTCGGGGCCATGGTCCGCTTGCCCTCATTGGTGGTTTTGGCGCGGGAGTAACGGATCACCTCATCAGCATCGCAGCGGATATCGATCCGGTAATCACAGTAGCGCTTCTCCTGATCCTCGGGGCTGATCGTCAAGTGGTATCCCCACAGGTTCACCGCAAACACGTGATCGGTGATCTTCCCTTCCGCCAGCTTGCGCAGCTCGCGGATCAAATCGGTGGAAAAGCGCCGCCACTCGATATTGCGCGCCAGTTTCTGATTCAGCTCGCTCAACAGCATTGAATCATTGGCCCGGCGCGACATCCGGCTTCTGAAGAACGAATACAGCTGGAACACCAGGGTATGCTGGCGCAGGATTTCCGGCGGGAACAAGAAGAAATAATCCCGGGTCAGCAGCTCATCAAAAAACGACGGCTCCCAAACCAGGATGTAAAGGTTCGGTTTGATCCGGATCTCGCCGTCTTCCCCTTCCTGCGGGGCTTCTTCGGAAGCGGTGATTGTTCTCGCCAGGAAGCGGAAGCGATCACTCTTAAAGCCTTCCGGCATGTTCTCGCTCAGCCAGCGGCCGGTCAGCTCATGAAGCTGGAAATCGGTAAATTCAATCCGATCAATACTTTCGCGGATTGAATCCCGGGCCGGACCGCTGTCTTTCTTGCCACGCAGCGCCAGGATATCTGTAATGTAAATTGGGGTTTTATTGGCCATATGCCGAGACTGCAACTCATAGTCCGGCAAATGATGATCATGATATTGCAC
It encodes the following:
- a CDS encoding replication initiator protein RctB domain-containing protein; translation: MNAPDHHENKHNEKILIPAPRSHKDGHLFAIPEALVDWLPQYQHFKGVTKSIIELLNLISLRGLSSRDGMVSTTELVEATEGQLTRAAVQQRLRAAVNIGLFTQQPVRFEEGLAGKTMLHHFINPASLIAQLGAGSLNSEQSKVKEKQKRSKALAQNQVNRRLLTEHGLGTPPAMPDEADQIVVSPTSWAGIIDQALAPPRTKKSYQKSMVAISGTKAIIETRSAKSIMTVDDLMTLFALFTLTVQYHDHHLPDYELQSRHMANKTPIYITDILALRGKKDSGPARDSIRESIDRIEFTDFQLHELTGRWLSENMPEGFKSDRFRFLARTITASEEAPQEGEDGEIRIKPNLYILVWEPSFFDELLTRDYFFLFPPEILRQHTLVFQLYSFFRSRMSRRANDSMLLSELNQKLARNIEWRRFSTDLIRELRKLAEGKITDHVFAVNLWGYHLTISPEDQEKRYCDYRIDIRCDADEVIRYSRAKTTNEGKRTMAPTMPNPLRNEILPKQELDQLSEIIDGEFEPIQRKEGRSKGRLGRRVKLRKHLVEINADELTIILSKYTSSEALQRSITALSAMTGHSAASISEECHGLLEKLDWLRVGEEVVPYETLSQTIELYNTQQEERHLSIERLISGLAVRRKVCKLVHQGHMNEQVMTALDDMARGI